A stretch of the Actinoalloteichus fjordicus genome encodes the following:
- a CDS encoding beta-galactosidase — MTAVGVLLKMSPPLTIGVQEPDMLSLHVLDHAPPLSGHLPMGTPDGAECSISVDGRAISRAGRRWLPVMGEFHFSRYPEDEWRTELDRIRAGGIDVVATYLFWNHHEPTRGEFRFDSSRDIGRFVRLCGEAGLAVAVRIGPWSHGECRNGGFPDWLADVDCVPRTDDPAYLALVAAYYERIGRELAGLSWADGGPIVAVQVENELYDQPGHLATLRTMAEAAGITAPLWTATGWGAPQLPADVLLPLYGGYPEAFWADATDGWARQMRCHYFFTSIRDDHAIGADLRPATPEGASIDHVPPDDRRYPYATCELGGGMAIAYHRRPLVPAADISALALAKLGSGSVWQGYYLYHGCSQRLDLPTPNQESHACGYPNDLPVVNYDFQAPLGEYGQVRPSFHALRVQHLFLRDSGADLAELPVQLPDASPSGLDDRETVRWSVRSDGSTGFLFVNNHQPHEPLPDHAGVRFEVRLADRTVRLPAEPVTISTGAHFVWPIGFGLAGGQRLDWASAQPLARLAIDGVPTSVFVAADGIPAQFAFAGPVSVDGAAEITEVDGRTVATVSQPGTDARFSVTDEAGGTATVHVLGQVDALRFQRVEIAGTDVLILCDDPVIVDGEALRIDGTDDDVTLAMLPAPTTLAGAERTDDDGVFSAWRITTAGAPPRPRLVRSAGGPRTPQTRTGGPHGRASAPTDEDFEHAAVFHVTVDERAFDDAAELLLRLTYTGDAARAYVGGRLVADHFWFGPDWDVGLRRIAAEVRRHGIEIRVLPRATDARVYVDPAVRHRFAAPGARPEIQHVRLSRTHRITLRPEWEGRDA, encoded by the coding sequence TTGACAGCCGTCGGAGTGCTGCTCAAGATGAGTCCGCCGCTGACCATCGGAGTTCAGGAGCCGGACATGCTGTCCCTGCATGTGCTTGACCACGCCCCACCCCTGTCGGGTCATCTGCCGATGGGCACGCCGGACGGCGCCGAATGCTCGATTTCGGTCGACGGCCGCGCCATCAGTCGAGCGGGTCGGCGTTGGCTGCCCGTCATGGGGGAATTTCATTTCAGTCGCTATCCGGAAGACGAATGGCGGACGGAACTCGACAGGATTCGCGCGGGCGGCATCGACGTCGTCGCCACCTATCTGTTCTGGAATCACCACGAGCCGACGCGCGGCGAATTCCGCTTCGACTCCTCGCGGGACATCGGCCGATTCGTCCGGCTGTGCGGCGAGGCGGGCCTGGCGGTGGCCGTGCGCATCGGGCCGTGGTCCCACGGCGAGTGCCGCAACGGCGGGTTCCCGGACTGGCTCGCCGACGTCGACTGCGTGCCCCGCACCGACGATCCCGCCTACCTGGCCCTGGTCGCGGCCTACTACGAGCGGATCGGTCGGGAGCTCGCGGGCCTGAGCTGGGCCGACGGCGGGCCGATCGTCGCGGTGCAGGTGGAGAACGAGCTGTACGACCAGCCGGGCCACCTGGCGACGCTGCGCACCATGGCCGAGGCCGCGGGCATCACCGCACCGCTGTGGACCGCGACCGGCTGGGGCGCCCCGCAGCTGCCGGCGGACGTCCTGCTGCCGCTGTACGGCGGCTACCCGGAGGCGTTCTGGGCGGACGCGACCGACGGGTGGGCCCGGCAGATGCGGTGTCACTACTTCTTCACGTCGATCCGCGACGATCACGCCATCGGCGCCGATCTGCGTCCCGCGACCCCCGAGGGCGCGAGCATCGACCACGTTCCGCCGGACGACCGCCGGTACCCGTACGCCACCTGCGAACTGGGCGGCGGCATGGCGATCGCCTACCACCGCAGGCCGCTGGTGCCCGCCGCCGACATCTCGGCATTGGCGCTGGCCAAGCTCGGCAGCGGCTCGGTGTGGCAGGGCTACTACCTCTATCACGGCTGCTCGCAACGGCTGGACCTCCCGACCCCCAATCAGGAGTCGCACGCCTGCGGATACCCCAACGACCTGCCCGTGGTGAACTACGACTTCCAGGCGCCGCTCGGCGAGTACGGCCAGGTCCGGCCGTCCTTCCATGCCCTGCGCGTCCAGCATCTCTTCCTCCGCGACTCCGGGGCCGACCTCGCGGAGCTGCCCGTGCAGCTGCCCGACGCTTCGCCCTCGGGTCTGGACGACCGCGAGACCGTGCGGTGGTCGGTGCGGTCCGACGGCAGCACCGGCTTCCTGTTCGTCAACAACCATCAGCCGCACGAGCCGCTGCCCGACCACGCAGGCGTCCGCTTCGAGGTGCGGCTGGCCGATCGGACGGTCCGGCTGCCTGCGGAGCCCGTGACGATCTCCACCGGGGCGCACTTCGTCTGGCCGATCGGCTTCGGGCTGGCAGGCGGGCAGCGGCTCGACTGGGCGAGTGCCCAGCCCCTCGCCCGACTCGCGATCGACGGCGTCCCGACCTCCGTCTTCGTCGCCGCCGATGGCATCCCCGCGCAGTTCGCCTTCGCGGGCCCGGTCTCCGTGGACGGTGCCGCCGAGATCACCGAGGTCGACGGCCGCACCGTCGCCACCGTGTCGCAGCCGGGCACCGACGCACGGTTCTCGGTGACCGACGAGGCCGGGGGCACCGCGACGGTGCACGTGCTCGGCCAGGTCGACGCCCTGCGCTTCCAGCGGGTGGAGATCGCCGGGACGGACGTCCTCATCCTGTGCGACGACCCGGTGATCGTCGACGGGGAAGCCCTGCGCATCGACGGGACCGACGACGACGTCACCCTGGCGATGCTGCCCGCCCCGACCACGCTGGCGGGCGCCGAGCGGACCGACGACGACGGGGTCTTCAGCGCCTGGCGGATCACGACGGCGGGTGCGCCGCCGCGACCGCGACTGGTGCGCTCGGCGGGCGGGCCGCGCACCCCGCAGACCCGAACGGGCGGCCCGCACGGCCGTGCCTCGGCCCCGACGGACGAGGACTTCGAACACGCGGCCGTCTTCCACGTCACCGTCGACGAACGGGCCTTCGACGACGCCGCCGAGCTGCTGCTCCGCCTGACCTACACCGGGGACGCGGCCCGCGCCTACGTCGGAGGTCGACTGGTCGCCGATCACTTCTGGTTCGGGCCGGACTGGGACGTGGGCCTGCGTCGCATCGCTGCCGAGGTCCGCAGGCACGGCATCGAGATCCGGGTGCTGCCACGCGCGACCGACGCCCGGGTCTACGTCGATCCCGCCGTGCGTCACCGCTTCGCCGCCCCCGGTGCTCGGCCCGAGATCCAGCATGTCCGGCTCAGCCGGACGCACCGGATCACGTTACGACCAGAGTGGGAGGGGCGCGATGCCTGA
- a CDS encoding ABC transporter substrate-binding protein: protein MPDLDRRALLRGMGVAGLGLLGAPLLASCGAADRTPLTAGPVGIRLWTHDPGYVTTFETAIGEPGLVGDSEFEFRLDVTNAAPPDIITRMITQAIADGNTPDLVGLVIDQFARVMGSSIAENLFVDLTDVVAPLGDELLKLAPYTVDGSPYSLDADNSITVFYFRQDLFADHGVPEDAATWEELAEHGERLSRDHEISLGVVSTGDNLAVANSFFQFFLQRGGQVFDAAGELALDSAEAVEVLEFMTEGVRSGFLLGLPDPYSSAAAAALKSGRLAAIAMPNWYNAYGLQANVPDQQGRWRMRTLPRFDAGGHLASTLGGTGFTVLKDKPGTAAALDLLSRVFLTREGQLLRYRSGGFLPTLRSLYRDPELVEVRDEYLGGQRVFDVYAPAAEDLPLFHQAPAMQILTDVLGGPVLDAVRGRTSPAAAIEAAIVAYREQVKR, encoded by the coding sequence ATGCCTGACCTCGACCGCCGCGCGCTGCTGCGCGGCATGGGCGTCGCCGGGCTCGGCCTGCTCGGCGCCCCGCTGCTGGCGAGCTGCGGTGCGGCCGATCGCACGCCGCTGACCGCCGGGCCGGTGGGCATCCGGCTGTGGACCCACGACCCCGGCTACGTCACCACCTTCGAGACGGCGATCGGCGAGCCGGGCCTGGTCGGCGACTCCGAGTTCGAGTTCCGACTCGACGTCACCAACGCCGCCCCGCCCGACATCATCACGCGGATGATCACGCAGGCGATCGCGGACGGCAACACGCCCGATCTGGTCGGCCTGGTCATCGATCAGTTCGCCAGGGTGATGGGCTCGTCCATCGCGGAGAACCTCTTCGTCGACCTCACCGACGTGGTGGCGCCGCTGGGCGACGAGCTGCTCAAGCTGGCGCCCTACACCGTCGACGGCAGCCCCTACAGCCTGGACGCCGACAACTCGATCACCGTCTTCTACTTCCGGCAGGACCTGTTCGCCGACCACGGGGTTCCCGAGGACGCGGCGACCTGGGAGGAGCTGGCCGAGCACGGCGAACGGCTGAGCCGCGACCATGAGATCAGCCTCGGCGTGGTCTCGACGGGCGACAACCTCGCGGTGGCCAACAGCTTCTTCCAGTTCTTCCTGCAACGCGGCGGCCAAGTGTTCGACGCGGCGGGCGAACTCGCGCTGGACTCGGCGGAGGCCGTCGAGGTGCTGGAGTTCATGACCGAGGGCGTCCGGAGCGGGTTCCTGCTCGGGCTGCCCGACCCGTACAGCAGTGCGGCCGCCGCCGCGCTGAAGTCCGGCAGGCTGGCCGCCATCGCGATGCCGAACTGGTACAACGCCTACGGCCTCCAGGCCAACGTCCCCGATCAGCAGGGTCGATGGCGGATGCGCACGCTCCCGCGATTCGACGCGGGCGGGCACCTGGCATCCACGCTCGGCGGTACCGGATTCACCGTCCTCAAGGACAAGCCCGGCACCGCCGCCGCGCTGGACCTGCTGAGCCGGGTCTTCCTCACCCGGGAGGGACAGCTGCTGCGGTACCGCTCCGGCGGCTTCCTGCCCACCCTGCGGTCGCTCTACCGCGATCCCGAACTGGTCGAGGTCCGCGACGAGTATCTCGGCGGCCAGCGGGTCTTCGACGTCTACGCCCCCGCCGCCGAGGACCTGCCGCTGTTCCATCAGGCCCCCGCCATGCAGATCCTCACCGACGTCCTCGGCGGCCCAGTGCTGGACGCGGTACGCGGTCGCACCTCGCCCGCCGCCGCGATCGAGGCGGCGATCGTCGCCTACCGAGAGCAGGTCAAGCGATGA
- a CDS encoding carbohydrate ABC transporter permease → MTNQTAHRPSVPRPTAEEPEKPATWWSRNQLRLAPYAFISPFFLLYGLFFLVPILVGLYLSGTEWAGLGTPQWVGLRNYQDLLGDRSFWISVGNTAVYVLFTMCVVVPAALLIAQALNARGLRGRDMFRLAYFMPVVISPIVITLVFGLFFEREFGIVNGLLRAVFGFGGIDWLGDPLWAKVSVTVLVLWRWTGYLTIFFLAGLQNVPRELYEAAAIDGAGPVRRFVDVTLPSLRPVTAFIAVTVLVNTAQIFDEPFLLTQGGPGESTLSVAMFIYRAGFQRQQLGYAAAAGVLLFVVVFALGLLANRALGVGRDNR, encoded by the coding sequence ATGACGAACCAGACCGCACACCGGCCGAGCGTCCCCCGCCCGACGGCCGAGGAGCCCGAGAAGCCCGCCACCTGGTGGTCCCGCAACCAGCTGCGACTGGCGCCGTATGCGTTCATCTCGCCGTTCTTCCTCCTCTACGGCCTGTTCTTCCTGGTCCCGATCCTGGTGGGCCTGTATCTGAGCGGCACGGAGTGGGCCGGGCTCGGCACGCCGCAGTGGGTGGGCCTGCGCAACTATCAGGACCTCCTCGGCGACCGGAGCTTCTGGATCTCGGTGGGCAACACCGCCGTGTACGTGCTGTTCACGATGTGTGTCGTGGTGCCTGCGGCGCTGTTGATCGCCCAGGCGCTCAACGCACGCGGCCTTCGGGGCCGCGACATGTTCCGGCTCGCCTACTTCATGCCGGTGGTGATCTCGCCGATCGTCATCACGCTGGTGTTCGGACTGTTCTTCGAGCGCGAGTTCGGCATCGTCAACGGGCTGCTCCGTGCCGTGTTCGGCTTCGGCGGCATCGACTGGCTCGGCGATCCGCTGTGGGCGAAGGTCAGCGTCACCGTGCTGGTGCTGTGGCGCTGGACCGGGTATCTGACCATCTTCTTCCTGGCCGGGCTGCAGAACGTGCCTCGGGAGCTGTACGAGGCGGCGGCGATCGACGGGGCCGGGCCGGTCCGCCGGTTCGTCGACGTCACGCTGCCCTCGCTGCGACCGGTGACCGCGTTCATCGCCGTCACCGTCCTGGTGAACACCGCGCAGATCTTCGACGAGCCGTTCCTGCTCACCCAGGGCGGTCCCGGCGAGTCGACGCTGTCGGTCGCGATGTTCATCTACCGCGCCGGATTCCAGCGACAACAGCTCGGATATGCCGCCGCCGCAGGGGTTCTGCTGTTCGTCGTCGTCTTCGCGCTGGGGCTGCTCGCCAATCGCGCGCTCGGGGTGGGAAGGGACAACCGATGA
- a CDS encoding carbohydrate ABC transporter permease, with amino-acid sequence MLLYTFLISLLLVFALPLLWALSSSFKSRSDIFSYPPQPLPAPAVLDNYRTLLAEQPFWSWFVTSTVVALLSTVLAVGLCSLAGFAFAKHRFRGKTILFNIMFSSLAVPFAVIVVPLFIMIAKARLTEPYFALVVPWIAPAFGIFMMRQFAEQAVPDALLDAARIDGCTEFGLFRRVVLPLLRPALGALGVWSFLNSYNSLIWPLIVISEPGDYTLPLGIQALFGATGRQYDLVLAASVLAAVPSLLVFFLLRRQLLEGLTAGAVKS; translated from the coding sequence GTGCTGCTCTACACGTTCCTGATCAGCCTGCTGCTGGTCTTCGCCCTGCCACTGCTGTGGGCGCTGTCCTCGTCGTTCAAGAGCCGATCCGACATCTTCAGCTATCCCCCGCAGCCGCTGCCCGCGCCCGCCGTGCTGGACAACTACCGGACGCTGCTCGCCGAGCAGCCGTTCTGGAGCTGGTTCGTCACCAGCACGGTCGTCGCCCTGTTGTCCACGGTGCTGGCGGTGGGCCTGTGCTCGCTCGCGGGCTTCGCCTTCGCCAAACACCGCTTTCGCGGCAAGACGATCCTGTTCAACATCATGTTCAGCTCGCTGGCCGTGCCGTTCGCGGTCATCGTGGTGCCGCTGTTCATCATGATCGCCAAGGCGCGGCTCACCGAGCCTTACTTCGCCCTCGTCGTGCCCTGGATCGCGCCCGCCTTCGGCATCTTCATGATGCGCCAGTTCGCCGAGCAGGCCGTCCCCGACGCACTGCTCGACGCGGCACGAATCGACGGCTGCACCGAGTTCGGCCTGTTCCGGCGGGTGGTGCTTCCCCTGCTGCGGCCCGCGCTCGGGGCCTTGGGCGTCTGGTCGTTCCTCAACAGCTACAACAGCCTGATCTGGCCGCTGATCGTGATCAGCGAACCTGGCGACTACACGCTTCCGCTGGGCATCCAGGCGCTCTTCGGCGCCACCGGTCGGCAGTACGACCTGGTGCTCGCGGCCTCGGTGCTCGCCGCCGTGCCGAGCCTGCTGGTCTTCTTCCTGCTGCGCAGGCAGCTGTTGGAGGGGCTGACCGCAGGCGCGGTCAAGAGCTGA
- a CDS encoding cellulase-like family protein, with protein MPTPLPANLPPRLTISLWDFSWYTRTGPGEPFADLDAAFAQAVERGYNTIRICAMPLLLFGSGLDTSALRFGPLGGEYGQRVRWYDVRKTTEIDGRAHLLALFEAARRHDCHVILSSWEYQQSPAFAADRAWLDAVNAVDPEDRAEALADALADLVDFLAEHGLDDRIAFTELHNEVQAGHLADGLDTAVDRVVALRPRLERGIARFRRRHPDRPVTVNYAEVPVGSLRGIPRDIDIAVFHPYVYGVLDEMLEVFALRDAARPFPQERARRELLRPGAPGLADWAPPEADRWRQEATVVGDREVYLHDWCDPVAFDAWLYERYAVHRLAMEQRLTTWIAAAADWAAERGIPLVFGEGWIGYTPLYGTFEEGPIGANFCRRAVAESVRVGALGTVVCSNAAPQHPMWADVALQRECNEAFLR; from the coding sequence GTGCCGACGCCACTGCCCGCGAACCTCCCGCCCCGCCTGACCATCTCGCTGTGGGACTTCAGCTGGTACACCCGCACCGGCCCCGGCGAGCCCTTCGCCGACCTCGACGCCGCCTTCGCCCAGGCCGTCGAACGCGGGTACAACACCATCCGGATCTGCGCCATGCCGCTGCTGCTGTTCGGCAGCGGCCTCGACACCAGTGCGCTGCGGTTCGGCCCACTCGGCGGCGAGTACGGACAGCGGGTGCGCTGGTACGACGTCCGCAAGACCACCGAGATCGACGGCCGTGCGCACCTGCTCGCCCTGTTCGAGGCGGCGCGGCGGCACGACTGCCACGTGATCCTGTCGAGCTGGGAGTATCAGCAGAGTCCCGCCTTCGCCGCCGACCGGGCCTGGCTGGACGCGGTGAACGCCGTCGACCCCGAGGATCGCGCCGAGGCACTCGCCGACGCGCTCGCCGACCTCGTGGACTTCCTCGCCGAGCACGGCCTCGACGACCGGATCGCCTTCACCGAGCTGCACAACGAGGTCCAGGCGGGGCACCTCGCGGACGGCCTGGACACCGCCGTGGACCGAGTCGTCGCGCTGCGGCCCCGGCTGGAGCGGGGCATCGCCCGATTCCGGCGGCGTCACCCCGATCGGCCGGTCACGGTGAACTACGCCGAGGTTCCGGTGGGCTCGCTGCGCGGGATCCCCCGCGACATCGACATCGCCGTCTTCCACCCGTATGTGTACGGGGTGCTCGACGAGATGCTGGAGGTCTTCGCGCTGCGCGACGCGGCGCGCCCGTTCCCGCAGGAGCGGGCGCGCCGCGAGCTGCTGCGCCCCGGCGCGCCAGGCCTCGCCGACTGGGCCCCGCCCGAGGCGGACCGGTGGCGGCAGGAGGCGACGGTCGTCGGCGACCGCGAGGTCTACCTACACGACTGGTGTGATCCGGTCGCCTTCGACGCCTGGCTGTACGAGCGCTATGCCGTCCACCGGCTCGCGATGGAGCAACGGCTCACCACCTGGATCGCGGCCGCCGCCGACTGGGCCGCCGAGCGGGGCATCCCACTGGTGTTCGGCGAGGGCTGGATCGGCTACACGCCGCTGTACGGCACCTTCGAGGAAGGCCCGATCGGCGCGAACTTCTGCCGCCGCGCCGTCGCGGAGTCCGTACGGGTCGGCGCCCTGGGCACGGTGGTCTGCTCCAACGCCGCGCCGCAGCACCCGATGTGGGCCGACGTCGCGTTGCAGCGCGAGTGCAACGAGGCGTTTCTCAGGTGA
- a CDS encoding type II 3-dehydroquinate dehydratase, producing the protein MTDDAHEFRIVRRGDRDHRIAVIDGPNMSNLGARSRKVYGDVGSLDDLKAYVAGFGERLGVTVENFSSNYEGAILEYIHESAERVDAYIVNPAGLTTVGEGVRHALEETGRPVVEVHFSNIQAGAGHGRGLGGGPIASSFTHTATGLTMGMRQYSYIGALTALVAALDDGYFLGEGVAGD; encoded by the coding sequence ATGACCGACGACGCTCACGAGTTTCGGATCGTGCGCCGAGGCGACCGCGATCATCGCATCGCCGTGATCGACGGACCGAACATGTCCAACCTCGGCGCGCGCAGCAGGAAGGTCTACGGCGACGTCGGCTCGCTCGACGACCTCAAGGCCTATGTGGCGGGCTTCGGCGAGCGCCTCGGGGTGACGGTGGAGAACTTCTCCTCCAACTACGAGGGCGCCATCCTGGAGTACATCCACGAGTCGGCCGAGCGCGTCGACGCCTACATCGTCAACCCGGCGGGCCTGACGACCGTCGGCGAAGGCGTGCGGCACGCGTTGGAGGAGACCGGGCGGCCGGTGGTGGAGGTGCACTTCTCCAACATCCAGGCAGGCGCGGGCCACGGACGCGGGCTCGGCGGCGGCCCCATTGCCTCCAGCTTCACCCACACCGCGACGGGCCTGACCATGGGCATGCGCCAGTACAGCTACATCGGCGCGCTGACGGCCCTGGTCGCGGCCCTGGACGACGGGTACTTCCTGGGCGAGGGCGTGGCGGGGGACTGA
- a CDS encoding SDR family NAD(P)-dependent oxidoreductase: MTFSDRVAVITGGGQGIGRAYCLAFAERGAAVVIADLNETKAREVAEEITAAGGRALAVTTDVSDKASVDAMVRQAVAEFGTVDILVNNAAVFSTLKMRPFDEISVEEWEHVFAVNTRGVLLTTQAVAPVMKAKRYGKIVNISSSVVTTGRANYAHYVASKGAVEAFSRAVATELGAFDINVNSIRPHGIVTEVPRETITEDQWDGIIAQQALKRKGKPSDAVGAVLFLASDESDFITGQSLLVDAGLRFN, encoded by the coding sequence ATGACGTTCTCCGATCGAGTCGCCGTCATCACCGGCGGCGGACAGGGCATCGGCCGTGCCTACTGCCTGGCGTTCGCCGAGCGCGGTGCGGCCGTGGTGATCGCCGACCTCAACGAGACGAAGGCCCGCGAGGTCGCCGAGGAGATCACCGCCGCAGGCGGCCGGGCCCTCGCGGTGACCACCGACGTCTCGGACAAGGCGAGCGTGGATGCCATGGTCCGACAGGCTGTCGCCGAGTTCGGCACCGTGGACATCCTCGTCAACAACGCCGCCGTTTTCTCCACTCTGAAGATGCGCCCCTTCGACGAGATCTCGGTCGAGGAATGGGAGCACGTGTTCGCCGTCAACACCCGGGGCGTGCTGCTCACCACGCAGGCCGTCGCGCCGGTGATGAAGGCGAAGCGCTACGGGAAGATCGTGAACATCTCCTCCAGCGTGGTGACGACCGGCCGGGCGAACTACGCGCACTACGTCGCGTCGAAGGGCGCCGTCGAGGCCTTCAGCCGGGCGGTCGCCACCGAACTCGGCGCCTTCGACATCAACGTGAACTCGATCCGGCCGCACGGCATCGTCACCGAGGTGCCGCGCGAGACCATCACCGAGGACCAGTGGGACGGGATCATCGCCCAGCAGGCCCTGAAGCGGAAGGGCAAGCCCTCCGACGCGGTCGGCGCCGTGCTGTTCCTGGCCTCCGACGAGAGCGACTTCATCACCGGGCAGTCGCTGCTGGTGGACGCGGGTCTGCGCTTCAACTGA
- a CDS encoding SDR family NAD(P)-dependent oxidoreductase yields the protein MTDFAGRVAVVTGGNAGIGRAVAEVLRARGAVVHVLDRDVEGPAEGVTAWRADVTDQSEVDAALAGIGDREGRVDVLVNNAGVSFVGTVEDGGLDEWQRLYDVNVLGYVRTIRAALPLLRRGSDAAIVNVSSCTAASGLRSRVAYSATKGAIQSMTRAMAADLVAERIRVNAVEPGTVDTPFMTALAEAAPDPAARRAQFEARQPTGRMVDPREVGEAVAYLASPWAHSTVGTVLTVDGGMAALHLTEA from the coding sequence ATGACGGACTTCGCAGGCCGCGTCGCGGTCGTCACCGGCGGGAACGCGGGGATCGGAAGAGCGGTCGCCGAGGTCCTGCGCGCTCGCGGTGCCGTGGTCCACGTCCTCGATCGGGACGTCGAAGGCCCCGCCGAGGGAGTCACCGCGTGGCGGGCCGACGTCACCGATCAGTCCGAGGTGGATGCGGCGCTGGCCGGGATCGGCGATCGGGAGGGCCGGGTCGACGTCCTGGTCAACAACGCGGGCGTCAGCTTCGTCGGCACCGTCGAGGACGGCGGGCTCGACGAGTGGCAGCGGCTCTACGACGTCAACGTGCTCGGCTACGTCCGCACGATCCGCGCCGCACTGCCGTTGCTGCGCAGGGGATCCGACGCGGCGATCGTCAACGTCTCCTCGTGCACCGCGGCCAGCGGGCTGCGCAGCCGGGTGGCGTACTCCGCGACCAAGGGGGCGATCCAGTCGATGACCAGGGCGATGGCCGCCGACCTCGTCGCCGAGCGCATCCGCGTCAACGCCGTCGAGCCGGGCACCGTGGACACGCCCTTCATGACCGCGCTCGCCGAGGCGGCCCCGGACCCGGCCGCCCGCCGCGCCCAGTTCGAGGCCCGCCAGCCCACCGGCCGCATGGTCGACCCGCGTGAGGTCGGCGAGGCGGTCGCCTACCTGGCGAGTCCATGGGCCCACTCCACCGTCGGCACCGTGCTCACCGTCGACGGCGGGATGGCGGCCCTGCACCTCACCGAGGCCTGA
- a CDS encoding alpha/beta fold hydrolase: MTVPPSSPTRRTVRRGAVDIAFWTSGPPEAQPILLLHPIGLDHHAFDAVAERVVDRFRLVLPDLRGHGETRADATEVRLPAMARDVLAVLDAFAALDTFGPDRLVHLAGHSMGGVVAALAAASAPRRFASLHLIATPAEGGPVFRERGQAALRSGMPGVVESTLRRWFTQESLTEGLPGVEYARSRVLAMAPEAWAAAWSSMAGFPGFGEIGARLPRTYCVSAGQDVSTPPSVLTQVADAIPASVAHHVVPGAGHLLTLERPAAVASLLADDWELSGQPAGGTGELA, from the coding sequence ATGACCGTGCCCCCGTCGTCGCCCACCCGCCGCACCGTGCGGCGCGGCGCGGTCGACATCGCGTTCTGGACCAGCGGCCCGCCCGAGGCGCAGCCGATCCTCCTGCTGCATCCGATCGGGCTCGATCACCATGCCTTCGACGCGGTGGCGGAGCGAGTGGTCGACCGCTTCCGGCTGGTGCTCCCCGACCTGCGCGGACACGGCGAGACCCGAGCCGACGCCACCGAGGTGCGGCTGCCCGCGATGGCCAGGGACGTGCTCGCCGTCCTGGACGCCTTCGCCGCACTCGACACGTTCGGGCCCGACCGGCTCGTGCACCTGGCCGGCCATTCGATGGGCGGCGTCGTGGCGGCGCTGGCCGCCGCGAGCGCCCCGCGCCGCTTCGCCTCCCTGCACCTCATCGCCACCCCCGCCGAGGGCGGACCGGTGTTCCGCGAGCGGGGGCAGGCCGCGCTGCGCTCGGGGATGCCGGGCGTCGTCGAGTCCACGCTCCGCCGCTGGTTCACCCAGGAGAGCCTGACCGAGGGGCTGCCGGGGGTCGAGTACGCCAGGAGCCGGGTGCTCGCCATGGCCCCGGAGGCCTGGGCGGCGGCGTGGAGTTCGATGGCAGGCTTCCCCGGCTTCGGCGAGATCGGCGCCCGGCTGCCGCGCACCTACTGCGTCTCGGCGGGCCAGGACGTCTCCACGCCGCCGTCGGTGCTGACGCAGGTCGCGGATGCCATCCCGGCCAGCGTCGCCCATCACGTCGTTCCGGGTGCCGGACATCTGCTGACGCTGGAACGGCCTGCCGCCGTCGCGAGCCTGCTCGCCGACGACTGGGAACTGTCCGGGCAACCCGCCGGAGGAACGGGAGAACTGGCATGA